The genomic window GAGTTGCTGACCGACCTGGCGTCTCTCGACCTCACGGCGCCGTCGTTCGACGATGCGCTTGAACGCTACCGACGGGAGTGGTTCCGCATCGACCAACTCTACCGCCAGTTCACGTTCGCCTACCGAAATTATGAAGGCCCTCACCCGCTTGGACCATTGCGCGAGCAGGTCGAGAAGAGATACACCAACAAGTTCGTCTACGAACTCGGCAACGCCTGGCAACAGCAGGTTGACGCAGCGGACAAGTGGACCTCAGCCGTACTGCGTCCGCAGACCTCCTTCTATGCCGACTACATCGAGCCATTGGTGCGCGATGGCGACAAGAAGGCCGTTGTCATCGTCTCCGATGCGCTTCGGTACGAAGCGGCCGAGGAACTCCGCTCACGCATCCGTAAGGAGGATCGTTTCGACGCCTCACTTGACGCGGTCTTGGGCGTGCTGCCGAGCTACACGCAACTCGGAATGGCAGCGCTGCTTCCGCATTCGACGTTGAAGCACGCACCAGATGCGAAGGCGGTCCTGGTGGATGACCAGCCCACGAATGGAACCGCCTTCCGCCGCAAAATCCTTGAAAGCGTGGGCGGTTCAGCGATCCAGGCCGAGGACTTCAAGGCCCTGAGCGCAGACGAGCGCCGGGAACTTTACAAGGCCAATCGGGTCCTATACGTCTACCACAACCGCATCGACGCCACCGGAGACAAGCCGGGCACGGAGCGTCAGGTCTTTGAGTCGGTCGAGGACACGCTGCGCGACATTGTCGACCTCGTGAAAAAGCTCGCCAGCGCCAACGCCACAAACATCTTCATCACGGCCGACCATGGATTCCTGTTCCAAGACGAAGCCCTCGCTGACTCGTTCTTTCTCTCGACACAGCCCCACGGCGATGACATCAAGGCCATCAACCGTCGCTTCGTGCTCGGGCACGGCCTGAAGGTCGATACTGCCTTCACTACGTTCAACTCCGTGCAGCTTGGGCTCGACAGTGATCTGGAGGTACAGATCCCTAAGTCAATCCATCGTCTCCGCCTCGCCGGCGGTGGCTCGCGATTCGTCCACGGTGGCGCCACACTTCAGGAAATCGTCGTGCCGGTTCTCGCTGTCAACAAGAAGCGCAGGAGCGACACTCGTCTCGTCAACGTCGAGGTGTGGCCGGAGTCCGACAAGATCACCACAGGGCAGGTTGTTGTTCGCTTGTTCCAGTCCGAGCCGGTGAGTGAGAAGGTACAGCCGCGTAGGGTTCGTGCGGGCCTCTACGCTGGCGAGGCATTGATCTCCAACCAGATCGAGATGACCTTCGACCAGATGTCGTCCGACAAGCGTGATCGCTACCAGAGCGCTCACATGCTGCTGAGCCAGGACGCCAACGACTACAACAACCGCGCGGTCGAGTTCCGGCTGGAAGAGCGCATCCCCAACACCAACCAGTGGCGCATCTACGCCAAGGCGATGTACACGCTCAAGCGTTCCTTCGCCAC from Mycobacterium kubicae includes these protein-coding regions:
- the pglZ gene encoding BREX-1 system phosphatase PglZ type A, whose product is MSEIGTVRPHLERRFEDYRVVFWHDPKGQYAGDLDNLELSGVQTIRVANNEYGVKNRLLHDEPTSKFLVYRSGLIPAGVGNWLLDLELAYGVFTADRTSLVAQDLGLTAEGIDEVVRSHDKFFNATKRVQSLKALLTPEDDADKLRAKITAVVLGQREHSLLEITRALLIENAKGQRTKYDALVDYGLDEFYWRGVASIYGYQSSSPSVDDFVLWIFRKAAEGFKSDRPGGLQNIQLDFDSLRNNRRSQEAFVTLAKRAARDLDYASSIEDVSFRDLVSIDIFEETDQKIISDLARAVAEQTISARDVAEVVRARQSSVWIDGYRQLYIAIASASELLTDLASLDLTAPSFDDALERYRREWFRIDQLYRQFTFAYRNYEGPHPLGPLREQVEKRYTNKFVYELGNAWQQQVDAADKWTSAVLRPQTSFYADYIEPLVRDGDKKAVVIVSDALRYEAAEELRSRIRKEDRFDASLDAVLGVLPSYTQLGMAALLPHSTLKHAPDAKAVLVDDQPTNGTAFRRKILESVGGSAIQAEDFKALSADERRELYKANRVLYVYHNRIDATGDKPGTERQVFESVEDTLRDIVDLVKKLASANATNIFITADHGFLFQDEALADSFFLSTQPHGDDIKAINRRFVLGHGLKVDTAFTTFNSVQLGLDSDLEVQIPKSIHRLRLAGGGSRFVHGGATLQEIVVPVLAVNKKRRSDTRLVNVEVWPESDKITTGQVVVRLFQSEPVSEKVQPRRVRAGLYAGEALISNQIEMTFDQMSSDKRDRYQSAHMLLSQDANDYNNRAVEFRLEERIPNTNQWRIYAKAMYTLKRSFATDFDF